Proteins found in one Pyrus communis chromosome 15, drPyrComm1.1, whole genome shotgun sequence genomic segment:
- the LOC137718431 gene encoding uncharacterized protein: MAIAAAATATMALAARPASNLLLTTRRARWVFTPFAVSSSFSSSSSKPSRALILYSKPGCCLCDGLKEKLQAAFLLSGPESLHDVDFQVRDITSNPEWESAYQFEIPVLARVLSDGTEETLPRLSPRLGVELVQKKISAALKY; encoded by the exons ATGGCTATTGCAGCAGCAGCGACGGCGACAATGGCACTGGCGGCAAGGCCAGCCTCGAATTTGTTGCTAACAACACGCAGGGCGAGGTGGGTCTTCACCCCTTTTgccgtttcttcttctttctcttcttcttcttcaaagcCTTCAAGAGCACTCATTCTCTACTCCAAGCCCGGATGCTGTTTGTGCGATGGCCTCAAAGAAAAACTTCAGGCCGCTTTCTTACTTTCCGGTCCTGAGTCCCTCCACGACGTTGATTTTCAG GTAAGGGATATTACAAGCAATCCAGAGTGGGAAAGTGCTTATCAGTTTGAGATACCAGTGTTGGCCAGAGTGTTATCTGATGGCACTGAG GAAACTCTACCCAGATTATCTCCCCGTCTTGGAGTGGAGCTTGTTCAGAAGAAAATATCTGCTGCCTTGAAATATTAG
- the LOC137717102 gene encoding transposon Ty3-I Gag-Pol polyprotein → MKKELRKKFLPENYIQEWYSKLYNFQQGGKSVDDYTGEFDLLMVRCGVDKPEEQTIARYLGGLRREIHDVVTLQPYWTYDDVYQLAKKVEKKLKQRGNRTIGVGGFNANWNEQSFESTKAKEKLNPKAFDKVSGSKDGASSSAVKQIAATQRLPKCFKCFGFGHKQADCPNQSFVNLVEGQLFLGDSKVDETPDVYDEYKGDDEDITWNDHGEALVVQWSMTTARVDNDDWLRHNIFRTKCTTNGKICNVIIDGGSCKNVVSQEMVDKLKLKTEKRLVPYKLAWFQKGNEVHVDKRCLVSFSIGKVYQDEVWCDVVPMDACHLLLGRPWQYDRKALHDGFKNTYTFVKDGVKVILGPSKEPHIVKSERKMGIICLTMAEFMEEIENGASVYALVIKEENVRISLPPEIVSLLQDFSDVIPDELPAGLPPMKDIQHQIDLILGSNLPNKAAYRMSPNEHQELQRQVMELLEKGLIQESLSPCAVLALLTPKTDGTWRMYTDSRAINKITIKYRFPISRLDDMLDLLNGSQVFSKINLRSGYHQIRIKSGDEWKTAFKTRDGLYEWLFMPFGLSNAPSTFMRLMNQIFRPFIGKFLVVYFDDILMYSLNKKQHVEHLRQVFQVLQDQKLYANLKKCHFLSESVLFLGYIISSDGIKADPGKVASIINWPTPTNIQEKNACFEWTKEAAASFELIKEKMTTAPVLVLPDFEKAYVIGFEMLKEQYVEDPDFGKIWSDCQSGKASEFLLQDGYLFHGNRLCIPQCSLRDVIISELHEGGLAGHFGCDKTLRLIEEKFYWPKLHRDVAKHVSRYRVCHIAKSRSQNTGLYTPLPIQAAPWEDVSMNFVLGLPKTRRGADSILVVVDRFSKMAHFLPCNKTFDATRVADLYFKEVVKLHGIPKSITSDRDPKFISHFWRTLWRKVGTRLQFSSSHHPQTDGQTEVVNRSLGNLLRSLVGKEKHNWDFTLSQAEFAFNRSKNRSTGKCPFEIVYGLIPNGPFDLIPLPVIDHFSGDANDMVAHIRDLHSQVRRILEESNEKYKAAADKHRRHMEFKESDLVWINLRKERFPRGRFGKLHDKVDGLFRVMKQIGENAYQLELPGNMEVSATFNVADLQPYYEHILEQKSDSMTSHFQLGGNDEGPSERSHNIIKDRPRRDIKRPIKFQD, encoded by the exons atgaagaaggagTTGAGGAAGAAATTCCTACCTGAAAACTACATCCAGGAGTGGTACTCCAAGTTGTATAATTTCCAGCAAGGTGGAAAATCAGTAGATGACTATACTGGAGAGTTTGATTTACTGATGGTTCGATGTGGTGTGGATAAGCCTGAAGAGCAGACAATCGCTCGTTATTTAGGAGGACTGCGTAGAGAAATCCATGATGTTGTTACCCTGCAACCTTATTGGACTTATGATGATGTCTACCAACTAGCCAAAAAGGTAGAGAAGAAACTAAAGCAGAGGGGCAATCGAACAATCGGAGTTGGTGGGTTTAATGCTAACTGGAATGAGCAATCTTTCGAATCAACAAAGGCAAAGGAAAAGTTAAATCCCAAGGCCTTTGATAAAGTAAGTGGCAGCAAAGATGGTGCTAGTAGTAGTGCCGTAAAGCAGATTGCAGCAACCCAACGATTGCCCAAATGTTTCAAGTGCTTTGGTTTTGGACACAAGCAAGCAGATTGTccaaatcaaagttttgtcAACCTTGTTGAGGGGCAATTGTTTTTGGGTGATTCCAAAGTGGATGAGACACCTGATGTCTATGATGAATATAAAGGAGACGATGAGGACATTACCTGGAATGACCATGGAGAAGCTTTGGTTGTACAATGGAGCATGACTACTGCACGTGTCGACAACGATGACTGGTTACGTCATAACATTTTTCGCACTAAGTGCACCACCAATGGGAAGATTTGCAATGTGATAATTGATGGTGGGAGTTGCAAGAACGTTGTATCTCAAGAGATGGTCGACAAGCTTAAACTAAAGACAGAAAAACGTCTGGTTCCTTACAAGCTCGCTTGGTTCCAAAAGGGAAATGAGGTGCATGTTGATAAGCGATGTTTAGTCTCATTTTCTATTGGGAAagtatatcaagatgaagtttgGTGCGATGTCGTACCGATGGATGCTTGCCATCTTTTGTTAGGAAGGCCTTGGCAATATGACCGAAAAGCTCTCCATGATGGTTTCAAAAACACCTACACCTTTGTGAAAGATGGAGTGAAGGTAATTTTGGGGCCTTCAAAAGAACCGCATATAGTCAAGTCTGAAAGGAAAATGGGAATAATCTGCCTCACCATGGCAGAATTCATGGAAGAGATTGAAAATGGTGCCTCCGTATATGCTTTGGTCATCAAAGAGGAGAATGTTAGGATCTCTCTTCCACCTGAAATCGTGTCTTTGCTGCAAGATTTCTCGGATGTGATACCAGATGAGCTACCCGCTGGATTACCACCTATGAAAGACATACAACACCAAATCGATCTCATTCTGGGATCTAATTTACCGAATAAGGCTGCTTATCGGATGAGCCCCAATGAACATCAAGAGCTACAGAGGCAAGTCATGGAGTTACTTGAGAAGGGATTGATTCAAGAGAGCTTGAGTCCTTGTGCTGTCCTTGCCCTTTTGACCCCAAAGACTGATGGAACATGGAGAATGTATACAGATAGTAGGGCAATAAACAAAATCACAATAAAATATCGGTTTCCCATTTCGCGCCTTGATGATATGTTGGATTTGTTGAATGGCTCTCAGGTGTTTtcgaaaattaacttaagaaGTGGATATCACCAGATAAGAATCAAATCGGGAGACGAATGGAAGACAGCCTTCAAGACAAGAGACGGGTTGTATGAATGGCTTTTCATGCCCTTCGGCCTATCCAATGCCCCGAGCACGTTCATGCGCCTTATGAACCAGATATTTCGACCTTTTATAGGTAAGTTTCTGGTTGTTTACTTTGATGATATACTAATGTATAGTTTGAACAAGAAACAACATGTTGAGCATCTTCGACAAGTTTTTCAAGTTTTGCAAGATCAGAAACTGTATGCTAATCTGAAGAAGTGCCACTTTTTGAGTGAAAGTGTATTGTTCTTGGGATATATTATTTCAAGCGATGGAATTAAAGCTGATCCCGGAAAAGTTGCCTCCATCATTAACTGGCCAACCCCGACAAATATTCAAGAG AAGAATGCTTGTTTTGAGTGGACTAAGGAAGCAGCTGCCAGTTTTGaattgataaaagaaaaaatgacaACTGCCCCTGTATTAGTTCTTCCAGATTTTGAGAAG GCATATGTGATTGGGTTTGAAATGCTTAAGGAGCAATATGTGGAGGATCCTGATTTTGGGAAGATTTGGTCTGATTGCCAAAGTGGGAAAGCTTCTGAATTTTTGTTGCAAGATGGGTATTTATTCCATGGCAACCGGTTGTGCATACCACAGTGTTCATTGCGTGATGTTATAATTTCGGAATTGCATGAAGGGGGTCTCGCTGGCCATTTTGGGTGTGATAAAACCTTGAGACTTATTGAGGAGAAGTTTTATTGGCCAAAATTACACAGAGATGTGGCCAAGCATGTGAGTAGATATCGGGTGTGTCATATAGCCAAGAGTAGATCCCAAAATACAGGTTTGTATACTCCTTTACCTATTCAGGCAGCACCTTGGGAGGATGTATCAATGAACTTCGTATTGGGGCTTCCAAAAACTAGACGTGGGGCTGATTCCATACTTGTTGTGGTAGATAGATTTTCCAAAATGGCTCATTTCCTTCCATGTAACAAGACTTTCGATGCCACCCGTGTTGCTGACTTATATTTCAAAGAGGTTGTCAAACTCCATGGCATACCCAAGTCCATCACATCAGATCGTGATCCTAAGTTCATTAGTCATTTTTGGAGAACCTTATGGCGAAAAGTGGGAACTCGCCTTCAATTTAGTAGCTCTCATCATCCTCAAACCGACGGTCAAACGGAAGTGGTAAATCGATCGCTCGGGAACCTTTTGAGAAGCTTagttggaaaagaaaaacataattgGGATTTCACTTTATCACAAGCTGAGTTTGCCTTCAATAGGTCCAAGAATCGGTCAACTGGAAAATGTCCCTTTGAAATAGTTTATGGACTTATTCCAAATGGACCTTTCGATTTGATTCCTCTACCAGTAATTGACCATTTTAGCGGAGATGCCAATGATATGGTAGCACACATCAGAGACCTACACTCTCAAGTCAGAAGAATTCTGGAAGAGAGCAATGAGAAGTATAAGGCTGCAGCAGATAAACATCGAAGACACATGGAGTTCAAAGAAAGTGACTTGGTGTGGATTAATCTTCGTAAAGAAAGGTTCCCACGTGGACGTTTTGGCAAACTTCATGATAAAGTTGATGGTCTTTTTCGAGTAATGAAGCAAATTGGTGAAAATGCATATCAGTTAGAGCTGCCTGGTAATATGGAAGTGTCTGCAACTTTTAATGTAGCTGATTTGCAACCATATTATGAACACATTCTGGAACAAAAGTCTGACTCGATGACAAGCCATTttcagctaggagggaatgatgAGGGACCATCTGAACGGTCACATAACATTATAAAAGACAGACCAAGAAGAGACATTAAAAGACCCATCAAGTTTCAAGATTAA